One region of Citrus sinensis cultivar Valencia sweet orange chromosome 6, DVS_A1.0, whole genome shotgun sequence genomic DNA includes:
- the LOC102631014 gene encoding uncharacterized protein LOC102631014 isoform X2, which translates to MMTETCAFCFVSPYSSIPSVSRCLREPNSFLLTSVSYRRSSRFLRFTADAASDSFNFFPWAHGIEWVQEERVTLFTADGLVQIGGSMVPRRVSSSTSDKKQGRSKSSQRFQRFQESDYMDPNQRLCLGALFDIAATNGLDMGRRLCILGFCRSIEMLSDVVEDTVLEHGGEVVAAEKASKGGLHEKLTMTVAVPFLWGVPPASETLHLAVQSGGGIVEKVYWQWDFL; encoded by the exons ATGATGACCGAGACTTGCGCTTTCTGCTTCGTCTCTCCTTACTCTTCAATTCCATCCGTTTCTCGCTGTCTGAGGGAACCTAATTCCTTCCTCTTAACGTCCGTTTCGTATCGTCGTTCATCTCGTTTCCTCCGATTCACTGCCGACGCAGCTTCAGATTCATTCAATTTCTTTCCTTGGGCCCACG gAATCGAATGGGTTCAGGAGGAGAGAGTGACTCTGTTTACAGCTGATGGGCTTGTTCAGATTGGTGGTTCCATGGTCCCTAGACGTGTCTCTTCTTCTACTTCTGAT AAGAAGCAAGGGAGGTCAAAATCCTCCCAAAGATTTCAACGGTTTCAAGAGAGTGATTACATGGATCCAAACCAAAGACTGTGTCTAGGTGCTCTCTTTGATATTGCGGCAACAAAT ggACTCGATATGGGCAGGAGGCTTTGTATACTTGGGTTTTGCCGTTCCATTGAGATGTTAAGTGATGTCGTGGAAGATACAGTTTTAGAGCATGGTGGGGAG GTTGTTGCTGCGGAGAAGGCAAGCAAAGGTGGCTTGCATGAGAAGCTAACTATGACAGTTGCAGTGCCATTTCTTTGGGGGGTTCCTCCTGCTTCTGAAACACTTCACCTTGCTGTTCAAAGTGGTGGGGGGATTGTAGAGAAGGTTTATTGGCAATGggattttttgtaa
- the LOC102631014 gene encoding uncharacterized protein LOC102631014 isoform X1 has protein sequence MMTETCAFCFVSPYSSIPSVSRCLREPNSFLLTSVSYRRSSRFLRFTADAASDSFNFFPWAHGESGIEWVQEERVTLFTADGLVQIGGSMVPRRVSSSTSDKKQGRSKSSQRFQRFQESDYMDPNQRLCLGALFDIAATNGLDMGRRLCILGFCRSIEMLSDVVEDTVLEHGGEVVAAEKASKGGLHEKLTMTVAVPFLWGVPPASETLHLAVQSGGGIVEKVYWQWDFL, from the exons ATGATGACCGAGACTTGCGCTTTCTGCTTCGTCTCTCCTTACTCTTCAATTCCATCCGTTTCTCGCTGTCTGAGGGAACCTAATTCCTTCCTCTTAACGTCCGTTTCGTATCGTCGTTCATCTCGTTTCCTCCGATTCACTGCCGACGCAGCTTCAGATTCATTCAATTTCTTTCCTTGGGCCCACGGTGAAAGCG gAATCGAATGGGTTCAGGAGGAGAGAGTGACTCTGTTTACAGCTGATGGGCTTGTTCAGATTGGTGGTTCCATGGTCCCTAGACGTGTCTCTTCTTCTACTTCTGAT AAGAAGCAAGGGAGGTCAAAATCCTCCCAAAGATTTCAACGGTTTCAAGAGAGTGATTACATGGATCCAAACCAAAGACTGTGTCTAGGTGCTCTCTTTGATATTGCGGCAACAAAT ggACTCGATATGGGCAGGAGGCTTTGTATACTTGGGTTTTGCCGTTCCATTGAGATGTTAAGTGATGTCGTGGAAGATACAGTTTTAGAGCATGGTGGGGAG GTTGTTGCTGCGGAGAAGGCAAGCAAAGGTGGCTTGCATGAGAAGCTAACTATGACAGTTGCAGTGCCATTTCTTTGGGGGGTTCCTCCTGCTTCTGAAACACTTCACCTTGCTGTTCAAAGTGGTGGGGGGATTGTAGAGAAGGTTTATTGGCAATGggattttttgtaa